CCAAATTGGGATACGATGATTTGTATTTGGTGCACAATCTTCGCAAGCGTATTGCCGCGCGTATCGCCAGCCTTAAATCTCTGGTGAAAGAGTAGGGTGATGGAATCCATTGGCACCATTGCATCGCCTTACAAGCAAAGGTTTGCGATTCCCCGTCAGCCGGGACTGGTCAATAGCGCGCGAGCGAAGATTTACTTGAACCCAAGTTTTTCAAAAGATGCAGTCAAAGGCATTGATGAGTTCTCCCATATTTGGGTGATTTTTAAGTTTCATGAATCACGGGGCCAGACTTTTAAGGAAGTGGTGCGTCCGCCCAAGCTTGGTGGAAAAGTCGGTCGTGGAGTATTTGCTACACGCTCGCCTTTTCGTCCCAACGATATTGGATTATCGGTGGTGAAACTTCTTGGATATGGTGAAGAGGGCAAGCAGGTTGTGCTGGAGGTTGAAGGTGGGGACTTTTTAGATGGGACACCGGTGTACGATATCAAGCCTTACGTGCCTTACGCCGATGCTTTAGAAGACGCGACAAGTGAGTGGGCGCAAAATGAGGAACCGCGCATTACAGTGAAGTGCGATGTGGAATTACTCACCTTGGGCTTTGACAACGAAGACCGTGAACGCTTCAATATGCAGGTAGAGTTCATACGAGAATGTCTGTCGCTGGACCCGCGGCCGGCGCACGAGCGCGGCATGGATGCCCGTGAGGGACAAACATGGGGCGTTATCCTTGGTGACTTTGAAGTGAAGTTTACGGTACAAGCCGGGGTTTTGATTATTACTCAGGCCTACATTGAGAACTGCGTTTGAATTAATTCAATTAAGACTGTGGTAGTGAAGAGCGATAGTTCGATGGGTTTTGCCCCTTCCATTCTTTAAACGCTCGATTGAATGAACTTTGGTCGTGATAACCCAAAAGAAAAGCGACTTCGCCTAGGCTAACGGATGAGTCGCCGAGATAGTGCTCTGCCATATCTTGTCGGAGTTCTTCGAGAACGTGAGCGAACGAAGTATCAGCTTCACTTAAGCGCCGCTGCAACGTGCGGGGATGAATCTCTAGATTTTCTGCTACATGTTTGAGCTTCACATCACCACTGGAGAGGAGTGAACTCAGGGCACGTCTTACATCGTCAACAACGCTTGGCGCTTCACTTCGAAGGGTCAAGAGCCGTTCGGCATGTTGTTGAAGCACCGGGAATAGGCTTGCATCTGCTTGCGCTACGGGCCAACCCAAGATTTCATTGCTACAGATGACAGTGTTGATGGATGCATTAAACGTAATATTGTCTCCAAATATACGTTTGAGTTCATCGGTATTCTCGGGTGCTGCATGTATGAGCGAAACCGAGTGAATGGGAATTGAGCGCTCCACAAGTCTTTCGGCAAAGATGCGTAGGCCAGCCAGTACACTCTCAGTAACATGTCGGTTGGAGTCAGCATCTTCCAGGGCATTTGCCCAGCTTAGTTCCATGGTGTCGCTATCGATATCGAGCTTGAAATGACCAAGGTTGTGAATGATTTCTTCGTAGCGGGTCACCTGGGCAAGCGCATGGCTTAAGGTGTTACAGCTCATCAAGGTGTAGCCCAGCACAGGATAAGAGGCTGGAGAGATACGTTCGCCTACGTGCAAACCAAAATCTGCATCGCCACTAAGCTTTGCCGCTGCATTAATGAGTTTTACATAGGAATCACCAGGGAATTGGTCGGGCAGGTTCTCAAGAAGTGCTGAATCTAGGTTAATAGCGTCTGCAAGTTGTGCGACAGTTACCGACATCTCGCCTGCCGTATCGATGACACGTCTTGCATAGAGCCCCGCGACAACGATTTTTTTTACCCCTTCGATCATTCACTGAGACCCTTTTAAGCTGTTGAAAATAAGGGGTTTTTTATTTTTTTTTATTGCTGTCATCATCCGGCAACTCCCTTGTCGTGATCCGGAAATACAGCTTGGACTCCCTGGCGTAAGGTCATCTCATCAACCGGGGCGCATCACACTCAATGTGAACATAGCAGAGGCCCTGGTTCAGATTCAACGCAAGGAGAAGAGCCATGACCAAGCCCGAAACAATGACCATCGACATGGATCCCCGTCAGTATATCACGAAGGTATCAGCCAAAGATGGCAGCACCATTGAAGGTGCCTATTCGCCGGAGCAACTTCTTGTGAGTGCTCACCGTGATTATCACCCCGCAGACGTGACGGCGCGTATGGCCATGAGTCAGTTGGTTGATTTTACCGGCGATGAAGGCTGGGTAAAGAAGGTGATGAAACGAACCCGGCGTTTGGGGCATCGTTCCATTGGAACCATGGCAAGTGTTCTTCCTTTTAGCTCTCCTGAGAAAATGGCGATGACTATGTGGGGACTTAAAGACCGCAACTATCGCTTTGAGTTTGAAAAGGTTGAGATGGAGCAAGATATCCATATGGGTATTGTTGAAAAGCTCCAAGCCGCGGGCGCTGCTCAATTGAGCAAGGTTCAGGCAATTGGCGGAATTCGCATTTTACTAACCGGCGGTACAGGGTTTCTGGGTCAGGAAATCATTACTCAGGTAGCACAAGATACATCGATTCAAGAAATTGCCATTGTGATTCGTCCGAAGGTGATTCGAGATCGCAGGACCAAAGAAGTTGTTACGGTTATTAGCCCCAGCGAGCGTGGCTTTAAGCTTCTCGATGACTTGGGTATTCAGGATGCACAAGAGCGAAGTCGTTTTCGCTTTATCGCAGGTGATATTGAAAGACCTCTTTTCGGTATTGAATCCAGCCAATTCGATGTGCTTCGCAGCACCATTACCCATGTGATTCATTGCGCAGCAAGTGTGTCCTTTGATGCGACTTATGAAGACTCTTTTAAGGCCAATGTTCTCGGGAGCCGTAATGCTTTGTCTTTCTCGCTCTTGCTTCAAGAGTCTGAGGAATCGGCCTTTGTAAGTCATATCAGTATTGAGACTTCATATATTCACGGACGTCAGCAAGAAGCAGTGGCCAGAGAAGATGAACTTCAATTTCCAAACAATTTTTACAATAACCACTATGAGCTGACGAAAGCCATGGCCTCAATTGAGACCGAGCGATTTATGTATCAAGCCGGTTTAAGAGTGGTTCAGCTTTGTCCCTCTATTGTTATTGGTGATTCCAAGACAGGTAGAAACTATGGGGACCTAAAGGTTGTGAATGCACCTGTGAATGCTTTTGGCCGTGCCCACCAGGCATTGAGTGGTGAAGGTGGAAGCCTAGAAGACCGTGTTCTAGGTTGGGGCATTGCTCAGCTGGCTTGTATCTTTCCTGGAGACCCTCGGGCAAAGCTTAACCTGGTACCGGTCGACCGTGTTGCTGAAGGAATTGTTGCAGCGCTTAAACGTCCGCAAGCCATTGGCAGCCGGGTTCACCTTGCTACAGACAATTATATCACTTCACGGGATATGCGGGATATCTGTGCTGATGAGATTGGTGTGAATATTCGTCTTGCAGAGCCAACGATGCATCGAAATCTTACGCTTCCGATTATGACGAGGCTACTTGAACTTTGTAATCAAGATAAACTTTCCAATGCTCTTTATAAGCTGGGCACAATCTTTGGTGGTTACAGTGAGTGGGGACAGCCTATCCACGAAGTAGGTAACGACCATTTTGTTTTAGGGCTCAGTGAAGAGCGCCCCGATACAGAGTTGGCGTTTCGTATGCTCTGTCGTCATAACAATTATGTTCAAGATTTTGGTCAGGTGCGTGATGCTACTGAAGTAGCTCGACGTGAGCGTGTTTGGGATGCAGCAGTTGCCTGCATTGAAGAAGACAGTGGCCTGGTACCAGCGACGATGTCTCCGAAGAGATTTAAGGCAGCTCTCACGCACTATGTAGACATGGATCGGTTTGAATTTCGCGCTCAAAGCAACGCGGCTCGCCTGGCTGCTTAACAAAGGAGTTGATGACATGATGCAAGTAGCTCGAAAAAGACCAGTAGCAGGTTTTAAAGAGGATCCGATGGATCAAGCGCTGGATCCGGCTTATGCCTTTCGCGTGACGAGCCGGATTATGAAGCGACTCAATGAGAGTTACTTCCGGTCGCGTTTTGTTGGGTTTGAAAAATCCATTCGCGGCAGCCGAGCAGGTGCTCCTGTTATTTATGCAAGCAATCATTCCGGTATGGCATTCCCCTGGGACGGTATGGCTTTAGCGGCAGGAGTATTTGAGCAAAGTGGTTATCAGCTCAAAGATGCTATGCGACCCATTGCATCACCCTTGTTGTCCAAACACCGCGCCATGAGCCCGTTTATGGTGAAGGATTTTTGGCGGCGCCAAGGAGCCATTGATGCCACCATGGAAAACTTTCGCGAGAGCATGAATGATGATGGTGTAAATCTATTAATTTACCCCGAGGGCATTGGTGGAATCGGTAAAGGTTTTAATCGTCGATACGAAGTTCAGCGTATTTCAACATCCATGGTCCGGATGAGTATTGAACACAAAGCCGATATTGTTTTGGTGGCAACAGTGGGCGGTGAATATATCAATCCACTGAGTTATAGTTTCGATACCATCAATGGGTTGGCGCAAAAGCTGGGTGTGCCTTTTGTGCCGATTGGGCCAAGCCTGGGATTTGTTGTGGCACAGCCCTGGATGACCTGGTTTGCATTTCCTGCCAAATTAACATTCGTGCGCGGACAAACGTTTAAGCCTTATGAAATGGTGGGCGATAGGGCGCTTGATGAAGTTACGGAGCGTGAGATTCAAGACATACGAGATAAGATTCACGAGGCCATGCAGGAAGAATTAGATGAAGCGGTGGCCTCTTATGGAGAGAAACCTTTTGATGTGGAAGAGCTTGGAAGAGCGATGCTCGATAACGTTAAAGAGCTTCATCTTTTCTTTCCGGTCTTTTGGCCACTGCTTTTTTGGGAGACGGAACAACATAACCGCGAACATCCCGAAATGCAGATTGCAAAGTCAGGCTTCGCTCATCAGGCGCAGGCTATCTTGGATACTGTCGCTGCCCGTGAAGCAGAAGCACGACCAACTTTAGGCTCGCTTATCAAAACGATTACAGAGTCACCGTCTATTTTAAGTTTGTATTTTCCTGGGGTGGGGCTTTGGAAAATGCTTCGCGGCGAGCTTTAGTTGATATAAACTCAATGGAGCATTTGGAAAACGAAAAAAAGAGCACCCGTGAGGCGCTCTTTTAGATTCTCTATTTAGTTTTGACTCACTTCGGTGCCAGACGAAGCGCGCCGTCGATGCGTACCGTTTCGCCATTCATGTAGCTGTTTTGCACCATGTGTTCCACCAGGTGGGCATACTGGGCTGGGTCGCCAAGAAGCTTTGGAAATGGAATGCCGTTGGCGATTGCCTGACGGATTTCTTCCGGAAGCATGCCGAGCATCGGGGTATCAAAAGTTCCGGGAGCAATGGTCAATACGCGAATACCAGCAACCGCAAGGTCACGGGCAATCGGCAAAGTCATACCCACAACGCCGCCTTTCGATGCGCTGTAAGCTGCTTGACCAATTTGGCCTTCGTAAGCGGCAACCGATGCGGTGTTGATGATCACGCCGCGCTCGTTGGCTTCAAGTGGGTCATTCTTGGACATAGCGGCTGCCGCCAAACGAATCACGTTGAAGGTACCAATCAGGTTCACTTCGATGGTTTTCTTAAACACATCTAAGTCGTGGGCAGTACCATCGCGGTTGATGGTACGGCCAATAGAACCGATACCCGCGCAGTTAACAGCAATACGCAGAGGCGCCATGGCTTCTGCCGCAGCAATGGCTGCGCTTACATCATCTGGTGAGGCTACGTTGGTTTTCATAAACTTGACGCTCTCGCCAAGCTCATCTTCCATGGCTTTACCTTTTTCTTCGTTAAGGTCCATCATCACCACGCGAGCGCCGCCAGCGACAAGCCTACGTGTGGTAGCTTCGCCGAGGCCGGAAACACCGCCGGATACTATTGCAGATACATCTTGAATAATCATGGTTTACTCTCCCAGGTGAGGTTGTGAAGGTTGAACGATAGGGGCTTTGGTAAAACGCTGCTCCGGGCCAGGGGCCACATAAACTTGAACAGCTTTGACTGGAGTGTCAGAGGCAACTTTAGCAGAATGGTTAGCCCCAAGCGGGATGTGTATGGCATCGCCAGCGACCGCAGAAATAGCGGTACCATTGATGGTCATATCCATTTTGCCTTCGAGCATATAAAGTATTTCTGCACTTTCTGGATGGTTGTGCAGTGGAACAGCGGCTCCGGGTTGCAAAGTGAGAACCGATAGGGCGGCCAAGTTGCTGGCGTTGGTCTTGTTTAAGAATAGCTGAGCCAGAACTTTCCCGCCCGCAACGCTGTGTATAGGGGCTTCGCTGCCTTTGACGACGTAGGGTCCGGTGTCTGCGGGTGCTTTGAGATCTAAGTGCGAGCCGTGCTGACATGCCATCAAAGACAATGCAGCCGCCAGTATCACCATTCGCTTTTTCAAGGCGTCACTCCAGGTTGTAAAAGCCTAGCTTCAAGCTTTCTGCGGGAACCTACTGCGAAGACATAGAAAAGTTCAAGAAACGAATCGTCACGTTATTTTACCGCTCGTTATCAAAGGGTATGAGAGCATGAATAGATAGGATGCTTGAATGGTGAGAAAGCTCTAAGGTATTTAAATCTTTGGTATTTTTGTTGATATGATCCGCATCACATTGAGCCAGCGAAGCAATTTAATCGTTAGAAAAGGCTTGCCGGTATTCATGAAAGCAACGCTGATATCCCGTTCGGGGTCTGCGTAGGCAAGGACATTGGTGAAGCCAAGGTGCCCAAATGCACGGGGTGTACCCATGCCATAAAAGCTTAAGTAGTCACCGCCGAGCATAAAACCCATGCTGTAACGAACCGGCATCATCAATGTTGTATCGACTTCTAGGTAACTGGTTTCAGCCACCGCCCGCCGTACTGTTTTTCTATCAAAAATTTGGACGCCGTCGAGGGTACCCTCACGGAGTAAGAGCTCGAAGAATCTGCAGGCTTCGTTTGCGGTACCGATAACATTTCCTGAGGGAACCTGCGCGGTGAGGAAGCGTGAGTCATTCGAGAGTCTTACCGCTTCACGTATATCTACACCCAACGAACGTTCAAGCAGCGCCGACATCGGAAATGCTGGTGGTGGACCCGTATAAGCATGCTCGCCCACTTCATGAAGCCGCTCTGGAGGGACGCCGTAGTTGAGAGCATCGAAACCCAATGGATCGAGAATCTCACTTTGCAAAAACTCACGGGGATCTTTACCGGTAATACGGTGAATGATTTCCCCGAGGATAAAGCCGCCCGTCACTGCGTGGTATGCAAGCCATCGGCCGGGACGCAAGGTTGGTGGGGTTTCAACAATGAGCTTGAGTACCGCCTCACGGTTCGTGAGAATATCCAACGGGTCCTGGGCACCCGGGTTATTCGGGATACCCGAACGGTGGGTGAGGACATGGCGAATTGTAATGTGACGTTTACTGTCTGTTCCAAACTCTGGAATGTATTCTTCAACGGCATCGTCTAAGTGCAGTTGTCCACGCTCATTTAAGAGGTGGATGAGCATGGCCGTGAGGACCTTCGAGGCTGAGAATAGGTTGAAAAGTGAGTCGGGTGTAGCGAGGACTTTTTCTTTTCGAGGACCGTCGCCCGGCGCATTGCCACGGATGTGTCCAATCGTTCTGTTCATGACGATTTGGCCATGGCGCCGTATGCAAATCGCAAGTGCTGGGTGTAAGCCCGTGTTGTAGAGTCCTACAATGGACTTCCAAATGGCCTCCACGCTGTCGCGCTCCAGTCCTGCAAGGGACGGGTTGACCTCATTTTCGCCATAAGTGGTCACATCGGCTGGGTTATAAACTTTTATGTTTTTGGAAAGCATGGGTCTAATTACGTACTCTCGGCTTCACCGTTAATATTATAAGTTATTGAATTTTAAGAGCTATTTGTTTCTGATGCAATGGCTCTAATCAATGCACTGTGTCATCTCGGCCCCGAATAACATACGCGGTGCGTTACGTTTGTAATTTCTTTGTCAGTCAGGTGTTATAGAGTCCTGGAAAGCATCATCAGGGGGTTCTGAATAGACGCTTTGAATCTCAGTGCGATGGGGAGCCGTAAATGCTTAGTGTCATTGATTTTACCGGAGAATCGCAGCAGCCGAGCCCGTTTGAGGCGCTTAGGCAGTGGTGTAACGATTTTATGCGGCATTATCAGCACCGCAGTAGCATGACCTCGGTCTTTGAGAAGGGAATGGTGCGATTTCTGCGCGTTCGCGGTTTTATGAGCCACTTTGTACCGACTAGAAGCGGGATGATCCACGTGATGACGGGTGCAGGGGGCGGCGATATGGCACCGGTGGTGCTTTTTCACGGCCTTGCCTCATGTGGTGCTCACTACACGCCTATGATGCGTCACCTCCGCAAAGAGGTCCGCGAGATTATACTCCCTGATGCACCCGGGCATGGACAAAGTTCAACTCCCCCTGATGACCAAAGCCATGAAGTATTTCAAGAGTCGCTCAATAAGGCAGTGGCTTCTCTGATCACGGAACCCGCCGTCATTTTTGGCAACTCTATGGGGGGATTTCTGGGGATTCGGTTTGCGCTGGCCCACCCAGATAAGGTTCGCGCACTGATTCTATGCTCTCCCGGGGGAGCGGCGATGAGTCAGCCCGAGCTTGATTCATTCTTGGAACTGTTCCGAATGAAATCGCACAAAGACTCGCTCGATTTTCTCAACCGGGCCTTTGGAAAAGTACCGCCGTTTCGTCATTTGGTGGCCAGGCGTGTGCGTCATCGATTTTCGAGCAAGATACTCCAACAGAGATTAGACAGTTTAAAGTCTGAAGATTTGCTGAGCCCTGAAGAACTCCAACAACTCAAGGTCCCGGTTGTTCTGATTTGGGGGCAGGAAGACGGCATTTTGCCACAGCAATGTCTCGATTTCTTTCAGGAGCACTTGCCGGATAATACGCGGGTGATTGAGCCATCGGAGTATGGTCACGCGCCTTTCGTGCGACACGCTAAATCCTTGGCCGGGCATATCGTAGATTTGTTGGCAGAATTACGGATGGAGAGCAGCTGGAAGGCCCATTGGTTCGACTCTTAAGCTTCTCTCAAGCTCCGCTTCAAACTCGTTGATTCGGTTACAATTGTGTTCATAATTGGTCACAAAGTTGTACTTTCTTGCGTCTCTGATATGCGAGACTAAAAGGTGAGGACAATGGCTAAAGCATTATTGACTGAAACAGTAGAGAAATTAGGTACCGAACTCCAGTGGGGCTGGGATGAGCGCTGGAACAGCGCACTGATGGTCCTTCAGGGTGAAGAAGGTCAAGCATTTTTGCTCAAGTTAGCTGATGTGTTTGGCACTATGTGGACTCATGAAAACATCGCGACCGCTGACCAAGGTGTGCAAGATTTGGCACAAAATATGGGCGGACTGCGAGCCGGTCAAAAGCTTTATGCTACCGCTATCGAAGACGGCGCTATTATGTACGCTGCGAGTTGGCCTTGGGTAGGGAATAGTCATTTGTCGATTCGAATCGGTATTTATGGCGGTGACCATCACTTGAGTGTGCGTACCATTTTTGCTCCCGATTCTCTCAAGCCGAAGTCTTAGTTTTATAGCATTGCTCCCTAGCCTATGTGTTTTGCCAGCTTGCAAAGACAACCTGTCATGTTTAAGCATTTTCTTCTCTATATTCTTGTCATCTTTATTACCTTGGTGAACTTGCATGCCCCGCTTGCAGCAAGTTCCAAGAGTGAAAACTGCCAAACTCAATTGGTATCTCATGATGATTGGAATGTGCTCCTAAATCGCTATGTCAAAGATGGTTTTGTTGATTATCGTTCGTGGCACGCAATCTCCGAGGATAGGGTAATATTAACGAATTACCTCTCTGGGTTAGCAGGCTATTGTAAGCCGGCCTTCGAGCTATTGCCCGCAGCCTCGCGTCTGGCTTTTACTCTTAACCTCTATAATGCCGCCGTTATTGATTTGGTGCTTAAAAATTATCCTCTCAATTCAATCAACGACATCGATGATAAAGTCTTTAATAAGCCGATAATGAAATTAGAATGGCTGGATTCCAAGAGCGTGAGTCTTAATGCTTTAGAGAATGAAATCATTAGGCCAACGTTTAAAGACCCGCGAATTCATTTTGCTTTGGTCTGTGCAGCCGTGAGTTGTCCGCGACTTTTGAACCAGGCTTACAGCCCCGCCAAAGTGGACAAGCAGCTGGAAGCGCAGACAAACAATTTTTTCCGCGACCGCTTACAAGTTGATTATTCTCAAAAAGGTAATGTCTTAAAGGTTTCTAAGATTTTTGAATGGTATCGCCAAGATTTCGAGATAGCAGCGGGCAGCCTGAACAACTACCTCAAAAGAGAACTTCAAAAAGTGCAGAAATCGCCGTCTCGCAAAGAGGCCGAGATTCAGTTTTTTGAATACTCTTGGAAACTCAATCAATCGCGCAAGTAAGATGTCTAAGAGACACTCTGGTTTATGGGGCGGTTGTTATTGATTTCGATAGGTGTCGAGCATCGACTTCACGAGAGTCTCTACATTGCTGTGTTTCGGAACCCATCCCAATACATCTTTGGCAAGAGATGCGTCGGCAAGAACGATAGCTGGGTCGCCAGCTCGGCGTGGCCCAATTTCTACTTTGAAATCTACGCCCGATAGTTTTTTCGTGGCCTCTAGAATTTCTAAAACACTGATGCCGTTGGACGTTCCCAAGTTTAAGACAAGATCTTCATCCTGCGACGCGATATGTTCAAGTGCTTGAACATGTGCCTGGGCAAGGTCGGTTACGTGAATATAGTCTCTTATGCAGGTGCCGTCGTCAGTGTCGTAGTCGTCTCCAAATACGACTACTTTTTCTCGGGTTCCCATCACCACTTCCATGACAATCGGCATCAAGTTTCCTGGCTCTTTTTCGAGCCCTTTGATTTTTCCCGTTGGGTCATAACCGGCGGCATTGAAGTAACGAAGGCTGGCAAAACGCATGGACTTGAGTTGGCTATACCAATGCAGCAACCCCTCAATGGCGAGCTTAGTGTGCCCATAAAAGTTCATGGGCGCCGTTGGGTGACTCTCGTTCATCGGAACATATTTCGGCTCGCCGTAGACCGCAGCACTTGACGAAAAGACAAAGGACCGGATGTTGGCGTTGATACAGGCGTTCAAAAGGTTGACGGAACCGCTTAGGTTTTGTGTAGCAAAACGCCCAGGGTCGGTCATTGATTCACCGGCAGCCTTCAAGGCGGCGAGATGTATCACGGCATCGATGTTGACAGTGGCCGCTTCTAGCGCAGGTGCGTCTAGAATGTCGCCCTCGATGAATTCTGAACCAGGTAGGATGTTCTCTTTGTGTCCAGTGCTGAGATTGTCGAATACCACTGGTTGATGATCGGCAGTTAGAAGCGCCTCACAAACGTGGCTGCCAATATATCCAGCACCGCCCACAACCAAAACCCGCTTTTTATTCATAGCTACAATCTCCTCAGTATTGGGCCTTTGAGCCCGGGGGCCTTGTCGGCGCTTCTTGGACAACTGTCAATATGGAATTTTCGGGGTTTTTTAAGCTGAGCGGACTTCTGGAATGTTGCTTTGGCGTGGCCAAAACCCCCGTTATTTCAACGTTTTATGAAGTGTCTGCTCCGTTAGGATCGGCTGGCCGCGATGCGTCTAAGTTATTGATTATAATGGTGGTTGTCAGCTCTTACGTAGTGAGCTAGGCATACCCGGGAGTTCTACGGCTCAGCCCACAAACCTTAAGAAGGCGTTTTTTAAATGAAGAGAATCTTATTTTTAGCGGTGGCAGTTTTCTGTCTGTCGAGCTGCGGGGTCGATCCCAATGCGAATGCAGATGGCGACTGTATGACCGATGCACAAGAATTGGAGTTGGGTACGGATCCCGACAAAGCAGATGCAGATGCTGATGCTGATACGATAAGCGACTGCGATGAGTACGCTCTGGGTACCAACCCAATGGCTGCAGACTCAGACGGCGACGGAACCAACGATGCGGACGAAGTAACATGTCTTAGTGATCCAATGGATGCAGCTGAAACTTGCTACAAGTGTGGGTGGAAGCGAAACGACCCAGGTCGCTTGGCTTCTACCGGAGCAGGTATTGGTGATTTGATGGCCAACGTTCAAATGACTGACCAATGCGGCGACATGGTCTCGATTTGGGATTTTTATGGCGAATATCATATTCTGTATATGACGGCCGCATGGTGACAAGGCTGTACTGTCGAGGCAGGTCGTCTCGAGAATGCACAGCAGGAATTTATTCAAGAAACTGGTTTAGGATTTAGCTTTCTCTTCGCTCTATACGAAGGTAGCACGGGGCTGGCAGCAACTGCGCAGGATGTAAGTGCATACGCGCGTCAGGTGGGTATTTCTAGCTTTCCTGTGTTTGCTGATGGCGGACGAAATTATGCGGGAGCTACACCGATGACTCAGGAAGTTCACCCTGAAATGTGTGCCGTTTCTCCGGAAATGCGCATTATTTCTTGTTACTCCGGGCACGGTGGGTACGTGAATGCGCTCAATGATATTAGGGCGCACGCAGGACTCTAAGAATGAAGACAGGGCTCACTCATAGAATCCTTATTGCAGGATTCACACTTGGGTTGAGCCTTGCTTTCACGGCTTGCACAACAGCAGGCCCTGAAGAGAATCTGGACGATGGTTCCGTGCCGGTGGACGTCTCACCGGTACCGGACGAACCAGAGCCTACGGAAGAACCTTGTGTGAATACATTCACACTTCAAGACACGGTACCGGCGGTACTCAGCGAGGCCGGGCTTTATGATAATATTATCGACAAAAGCATCCATCCTTTGGTGAAGTCTTTCACGCCTCGCTTTCAGCTCTGGTCGGATGGTGCGGAGAAAGCGCGCTGGGTTTATCTGCCAGAATGTGATCCGGTGATTAATACTCAAGACAT
The nucleotide sequence above comes from Deltaproteobacteria bacterium. Encoded proteins:
- a CDS encoding cupin domain-containing protein, with protein sequence MKKRMVILAAALSLMACQHGSHLDLKAPADTGPYVVKGSEAPIHSVAGGKVLAQLFLNKTNASNLAALSVLTLQPGAAVPLHNHPESAEILYMLEGKMDMTINGTAISAVAGDAIHIPLGANHSAKVASDTPVKAVQVYVAPGPEQRFTKAPIVQPSQPHLGE
- a CDS encoding NAD-dependent epimerase/dehydratase family protein, with the protein product MTKPETMTIDMDPRQYITKVSAKDGSTIEGAYSPEQLLVSAHRDYHPADVTARMAMSQLVDFTGDEGWVKKVMKRTRRLGHRSIGTMASVLPFSSPEKMAMTMWGLKDRNYRFEFEKVEMEQDIHMGIVEKLQAAGAAQLSKVQAIGGIRILLTGGTGFLGQEIITQVAQDTSIQEIAIVIRPKVIRDRRTKEVVTVISPSERGFKLLDDLGIQDAQERSRFRFIAGDIERPLFGIESSQFDVLRSTITHVIHCAASVSFDATYEDSFKANVLGSRNALSFSLLLQESEESAFVSHISIETSYIHGRQQEAVAREDELQFPNNFYNNHYELTKAMASIETERFMYQAGLRVVQLCPSIVIGDSKTGRNYGDLKVVNAPVNAFGRAHQALSGEGGSLEDRVLGWGIAQLACIFPGDPRAKLNLVPVDRVAEGIVAALKRPQAIGSRVHLATDNYITSRDMRDICADEIGVNIRLAEPTMHRNLTLPIMTRLLELCNQDKLSNALYKLGTIFGGYSEWGQPIHEVGNDHFVLGLSEERPDTELAFRMLCRHNNYVQDFGQVRDATEVARRERVWDAAVACIEEDSGLVPATMSPKRFKAALTHYVDMDRFEFRAQSNAARLAA
- a CDS encoding alpha/beta hydrolase; translated protein: MLSVIDFTGESQQPSPFEALRQWCNDFMRHYQHRSSMTSVFEKGMVRFLRVRGFMSHFVPTRSGMIHVMTGAGGGDMAPVVLFHGLASCGAHYTPMMRHLRKEVREIILPDAPGHGQSSTPPDDQSHEVFQESLNKAVASLITEPAVIFGNSMGGFLGIRFALAHPDKVRALILCSPGGAAMSQPELDSFLELFRMKSHKDSLDFLNRAFGKVPPFRHLVARRVRHRFSSKILQQRLDSLKSEDLLSPEELQQLKVPVVLIWGQEDGILPQQCLDFFQEHLPDNTRVIEPSEYGHAPFVRHAKSLAGHIVDLLAELRMESSWKAHWFDS
- a CDS encoding beta-lactamase family protein, producing MLSKNIKVYNPADVTTYGENEVNPSLAGLERDSVEAIWKSIVGLYNTGLHPALAICIRRHGQIVMNRTIGHIRGNAPGDGPRKEKVLATPDSLFNLFSASKVLTAMLIHLLNERGQLHLDDAVEEYIPEFGTDSKRHITIRHVLTHRSGIPNNPGAQDPLDILTNREAVLKLIVETPPTLRPGRWLAYHAVTGGFILGEIIHRITGKDPREFLQSEILDPLGFDALNYGVPPERLHEVGEHAYTGPPPAFPMSALLERSLGVDIREAVRLSNDSRFLTAQVPSGNVIGTANEACRFFELLLREGTLDGVQIFDRKTVRRAVAETSYLEVDTTLMMPVRYSMGFMLGGDYLSFYGMGTPRAFGHLGFTNVLAYADPERDISVAFMNTGKPFLTIKLLRWLNVMRIISTKIPKI
- a CDS encoding SDR family NAD(P)-dependent oxidoreductase; its protein translation is MIIQDVSAIVSGGVSGLGEATTRRLVAGGARVVMMDLNEEKGKAMEDELGESVKFMKTNVASPDDVSAAIAAAEAMAPLRIAVNCAGIGSIGRTINRDGTAHDLDVFKKTIEVNLIGTFNVIRLAAAAMSKNDPLEANERGVIINTASVAAYEGQIGQAAYSASKGGVVGMTLPIARDLAVAGIRVLTIAPGTFDTPMLGMLPEEIRQAIANGIPFPKLLGDPAQYAHLVEHMVQNSYMNGETVRIDGALRLAPK
- a CDS encoding AraC family transcriptional regulator; this translates as MIEGVKKIVVAGLYARRVIDTAGEMSVTVAQLADAINLDSALLENLPDQFPGDSYVKLINAAAKLSGDADFGLHVGERISPASYPVLGYTLMSCNTLSHALAQVTRYEEIIHNLGHFKLDIDSDTMELSWANALEDADSNRHVTESVLAGLRIFAERLVERSIPIHSVSLIHAAPENTDELKRIFGDNITFNASINTVICSNEILGWPVAQADASLFPVLQQHAERLLTLRSEAPSVVDDVRRALSSLLSSGDVKLKHVAENLEIHPRTLQRRLSEADTSFAHVLEELRQDMAEHYLGDSSVSLGEVAFLLGYHDQSSFNRAFKEWKGQNPSNYRSSLPQS
- the tsaA gene encoding tRNA (N6-threonylcarbamoyladenosine(37)-N6)-methyltransferase TrmO, whose amino-acid sequence is MESIGTIASPYKQRFAIPRQPGLVNSARAKIYLNPSFSKDAVKGIDEFSHIWVIFKFHESRGQTFKEVVRPPKLGGKVGRGVFATRSPFRPNDIGLSVVKLLGYGEEGKQVVLEVEGGDFLDGTPVYDIKPYVPYADALEDATSEWAQNEEPRITVKCDVELLTLGFDNEDRERFNMQVEFIRECLSLDPRPAHERGMDAREGQTWGVILGDFEVKFTVQAGVLIITQAYIENCV